One window of Anaeromyxobacter diazotrophicus genomic DNA carries:
- a CDS encoding J domain-containing protein, translating to MDRALAYATLELSAEATPEEVRTAYRRRAFATHPDRAGGDVAAFRAVSEAYRALSDPALPGAPEPGPAAGPDGSARVPPTDAAKVLFEYLSDLASDMILNGATPEVVVAFLAGEGCPASVARALERELRDRVQPEPNDPGAAPRPPEPSAAQRSARSSPRWLPVAVGVAAVAACVAGAWPLAKRAFANLPAAAPPAAAAVVVAPPVPATPQAPPPPPSAPAPARPPRSAPARPHAQPAPRPATRDRRTASLSPTSGELDAEREALEADQRRFAAEAAELDAESARIDAAEAALASAPDPRRAASLASAKAAYNARFERARRMEKDLQRRVRDLNGKITAYNERVRAGR from the coding sequence GTGGATCGAGCCCTGGCGTACGCCACCCTCGAGCTCTCGGCCGAGGCCACCCCGGAGGAGGTCCGCACCGCCTACCGGCGGCGCGCCTTCGCCACCCACCCGGACCGCGCCGGCGGCGACGTCGCCGCGTTCCGCGCGGTGTCCGAGGCGTACCGGGCCCTCTCCGACCCGGCGCTCCCGGGCGCGCCGGAGCCCGGCCCGGCGGCCGGACCCGACGGCTCGGCGCGCGTGCCGCCCACCGACGCGGCGAAGGTCCTGTTCGAGTACCTGAGCGACCTCGCGTCCGACATGATCCTGAACGGCGCGACGCCGGAGGTGGTGGTCGCGTTCCTCGCCGGCGAGGGCTGCCCGGCCTCGGTCGCGCGAGCGCTCGAGCGGGAGCTGCGCGACCGCGTCCAGCCGGAGCCGAACGATCCAGGCGCGGCGCCTCGCCCCCCGGAGCCCTCCGCGGCGCAGCGGTCCGCGCGCTCCTCCCCGAGGTGGCTGCCGGTCGCGGTCGGTGTGGCGGCGGTCGCGGCCTGCGTCGCGGGGGCGTGGCCCCTGGCGAAGCGAGCCTTCGCGAACCTGCCTGCGGCCGCGCCGCCGGCGGCCGCCGCGGTCGTCGTCGCGCCTCCGGTCCCGGCGACCCCGCAGGCCCCGCCGCCTCCGCCGAGCGCGCCCGCTCCCGCCCGGCCGCCGCGGAGCGCGCCGGCCCGGCCCCACGCGCAGCCGGCGCCCCGGCCGGCCACGCGCGATCGCCGGACCGCCTCGCTCAGCCCCACGAGCGGCGAGCTCGACGCCGAGCGCGAGGCGCTGGAGGCGGACCAGCGCCGCTTCGCCGCCGAGGCCGCCGAGCTGGACGCCGAGAGCGCCCGGATCGACGCCGCGGAGGCGGCGCTCGCGTCGGCCCCCGACCCCCGCCGGGCCGCCTCGCTCGCGAGCGCGAAGGCCGCCTACAACGCGCGCTTCGAGCGGGCGCGGCGGATGGAGAAGGACCTCCAGCGCCGCGTGCGCGACCTGAACGGGAAGATCACCGCCTACAACGAGCGGGTGCGCGCGGGGCGCTAG
- a CDS encoding FitA-like ribbon-helix-helix domain-containing protein, producing MARMIQIRNVPDEVHRRLKIKAAKEGVTLSELLAREARRVAEQPTLEELRDRLLSRPRVKLRVSPAAAIRAERDRT from the coding sequence ATGGCCCGCATGATCCAGATCCGGAACGTCCCCGACGAGGTCCACCGGAGGCTCAAGATCAAGGCGGCCAAGGAGGGGGTCACGCTGTCCGAGCTGCTGGCCCGCGAGGCGCGCCGCGTCGCCGAGCAGCCGACGCTCGAGGAGCTGCGTGACCGGCTCCTCTCCCGACCGCGGGTCAAGCTCCGCGTCTCGCCGGCGGCGGCCATCCGGGCGGAGCGCGACCGCACGTGA
- a CDS encoding dihydrofolate reductase family protein: MGLLTFALNVTLDGCCDHREGVADDEMLRYWTRVMDAAGAMLFGRNTYELMEDAWPQVARDPKAAKASRTWARKLEAKPKYVVSTTRRDFPWNNTHHLDGDLARAVKALKKATPRGVLVGSPTLSAALQRLGLVDEYRFVVHPVVAGHGPYLFSGLQPSLHFEFVAAKRLRSGIVALHYRRR; this comes from the coding sequence ATGGGCCTCCTGACCTTCGCGCTCAACGTGACGCTGGACGGGTGCTGCGACCACCGCGAGGGGGTCGCCGACGACGAGATGCTCCGCTACTGGACGCGCGTGATGGACGCGGCGGGGGCGATGCTCTTCGGGCGCAACACCTACGAGCTCATGGAGGACGCCTGGCCCCAGGTGGCGCGGGATCCGAAGGCGGCAAAGGCGAGCCGGACCTGGGCGAGGAAGCTCGAGGCCAAGCCCAAGTACGTGGTCTCGACCACGCGCCGCGACTTTCCGTGGAACAACACGCATCACCTCGACGGAGACCTCGCCCGGGCGGTGAAGGCGCTCAAGAAGGCCACGCCGCGCGGAGTGCTGGTGGGTAGCCCGACGCTCTCGGCCGCGCTCCAGCGCCTGGGCCTCGTGGACGAGTATCGCTTCGTGGTCCACCCGGTGGTGGCCGGGCACGGTCCGTACTTGTTCTCCGGCCTGCAGCCCTCCTTGCACTTCGAGTTCGTGGCCGCGAAGCGGCTCCGGTCGGGCATCGTCGCCCTGCACTACCGCCGGCGCTAG
- a CDS encoding type II toxin-antitoxin system VapC family toxin, translating to MIVADASALLELLLGTDAAPRAAARLLDPTETLHAPHLVDVEVTQAIRRYAAAGELSARQGERALADLLDLPLRRYGHAVLLHRAWELRHAVTAYDAMYLALAEALDAPLVTRDAKLARAHGHRARIELL from the coding sequence GTGATCGTCGCGGACGCCTCCGCCCTGCTCGAGCTGCTCCTCGGGACCGATGCGGCGCCTCGCGCCGCGGCCCGCCTGCTCGACCCCACCGAGACCCTCCATGCGCCGCACCTCGTCGACGTCGAGGTGACCCAGGCCATCCGCCGATACGCGGCGGCGGGAGAGCTGTCGGCGCGCCAGGGAGAGCGCGCGCTGGCGGACCTCCTCGATCTGCCGCTGAGGCGGTACGGACACGCCGTCCTCCTGCACCGCGCCTGGGAGCTGCGCCACGCCGTCACCGCGTACGACGCGATGTACCTCGCGCTGGCGGAGGCCCTGGACGCCCCGCTCGTCACGCGCGACGCGAAGCTGGCGCGGGCTCACGGCCATCGCGCGCGGATCGAGCTCCTCTGA
- a CDS encoding SEC-C metal-binding domain-containing protein, translated as MLDPTIPAHGAARLRALLATRASGLDDAAVEEARSIGAELAAEVLSSVILRELSHPTGSGDPVRAAYLAAELKLTPVVPALVRCLALPSIHPLRLAALTGLPRFGAASLAALLAALDGCGSTEGRAREGLAEALSRLPSDDARIRAALLRLLDDEPATAARLLAERGEWRAVAQLSSAMDRLLAAPVGDCDLCNREHLVAIARAVRYLGGSLGEEQRDRMEEVLDRAERLWVPFEDAAPVTAPARRDPRPGRNAPCHCGSGKKYKNCHLPADEQRARR; from the coding sequence ATGCTCGACCCGACCATTCCAGCTCACGGCGCGGCTCGCCTGCGTGCCCTGCTCGCGACCCGTGCTTCGGGCCTCGACGACGCGGCGGTCGAGGAGGCGCGTTCGATCGGGGCGGAGCTCGCCGCTGAGGTCCTGAGCTCGGTCATCTTGCGGGAGCTCTCGCATCCGACCGGCTCGGGCGATCCGGTCCGGGCCGCCTACCTCGCGGCCGAGCTGAAGCTCACCCCCGTCGTCCCCGCGCTGGTCCGATGCCTCGCGCTGCCCAGCATCCATCCGCTCCGGCTCGCCGCGCTGACCGGCTTGCCACGCTTCGGCGCTGCTTCACTCGCCGCGCTCCTCGCCGCGCTCGATGGCTGCGGCTCGACCGAGGGACGTGCGCGGGAGGGCCTCGCCGAGGCGCTCTCGCGCCTCCCGTCCGACGACGCGCGCATCCGCGCCGCGCTCCTCCGCCTGCTGGACGACGAGCCGGCGACCGCCGCCCGGCTCCTCGCCGAGCGGGGAGAGTGGCGCGCCGTCGCGCAGCTCTCGAGCGCCATGGACCGCCTCCTCGCCGCGCCCGTGGGCGACTGCGACCTCTGCAACCGCGAGCACCTCGTCGCGATCGCGAGGGCAGTCCGCTACCTCGGCGGGTCGCTCGGCGAGGAGCAGCGCGATCGGATGGAGGAGGTGCTCGATCGCGCCGAGCGGCTCTGGGTTCCGTTCGAGGACGCGGCCCCGGTGACCGCGCCCGCCCGGCGCGACCCGCGGCCCGGGCGCAACGCCCCGTGCCACTGCGGGAGCGGCAAGAAGTACAAGAACTGCCATCTGCCCGCGGACGAGCAGCGCGCGAGGCGCTGA
- a CDS encoding NADPH:quinone reductase → MKAIQVHQFGGPEVLALHEVAAPKPGPGQVLVRVRAAGVNPYDTYMRAGTYAIKPPLPYTPGSDAAGTVEAVGPGVARVKPGDRVYTAATLSGAYAELALAQEAQVHPLPEKISFAQGAGLWVPYGTAYTALHHHGAARAGETVLIHGASGGVGVAAAQLARAQGLTVLGTAGTPRGLELARREGAHQVFDHSKAGYTEEILKATGGKGVDVILEMLANVNLAADLKLLAPGGRVVVIGNRGEASINARELMSRRASIRGFTLWAATPAEAAEIHAALAAGLENGTLRPIVGKELPLAEAAQAHREVMSSGAYGKIVLVPGSA, encoded by the coding sequence ATGAAAGCCATCCAGGTTCACCAGTTCGGCGGTCCCGAGGTCCTCGCCCTCCACGAAGTGGCCGCGCCGAAGCCGGGTCCCGGCCAGGTGCTCGTCCGGGTCCGCGCGGCCGGCGTGAACCCGTACGACACGTACATGCGCGCCGGCACCTACGCCATCAAGCCGCCGCTCCCGTACACCCCCGGCTCCGACGCGGCCGGCACCGTCGAGGCGGTCGGCCCGGGCGTCGCCCGGGTGAAGCCCGGCGACCGCGTCTACACCGCCGCCACCCTCTCCGGCGCGTACGCCGAGCTCGCCCTGGCGCAGGAGGCGCAGGTCCACCCGCTGCCGGAGAAGATCTCCTTCGCGCAGGGCGCCGGCCTGTGGGTCCCCTACGGAACCGCCTACACGGCGCTCCACCACCACGGCGCGGCGCGCGCCGGGGAGACCGTGCTCATCCACGGCGCCAGCGGCGGCGTCGGCGTCGCGGCCGCGCAGCTCGCGCGGGCGCAGGGGCTCACCGTCCTCGGCACCGCGGGGACCCCGCGCGGCCTCGAGCTCGCGAGGCGGGAGGGCGCTCACCAGGTCTTCGATCACTCGAAGGCCGGCTACACCGAGGAGATCCTGAAGGCGACCGGCGGGAAGGGCGTCGACGTCATCCTGGAGATGCTGGCGAACGTGAACCTCGCCGCCGACCTCAAGCTCCTCGCGCCCGGCGGGCGCGTGGTCGTCATCGGCAACCGCGGAGAGGCCTCCATCAACGCCCGCGAGCTCATGAGCCGCCGCGCCTCGATCCGCGGCTTCACGCTGTGGGCCGCGACGCCCGCCGAGGCCGCCGAGATCCACGCCGCCCTCGCCGCAGGCCTCGAGAACGGGACGCTGCGCCCCATCGTCGGCAAGGAGCTCCCGCTGGCGGAGGCGGCGCAGGCGCACCGCGAGGTGATGTCCTCCGGCGCCTACGGGAAGATCGTGCTCGTCCCCGGCTCGGCATGA
- a CDS encoding DMT family transporter, which produces MPALAYAVCALVWGTTWYAIRVCIGPDGYPTFLSAALRFTVAAGILAVALGLGLGQPRPRRRAVGWLAVSGLLNAAGYALVYRAEEEVPGGIAAVLYGTMPLVTAAIARVTGTERLRPSAIAGALVGLAGIAVIFRDRMSVSAGQGLAVGLILGSVACASTFTVLVKRHASGSSSLANTAVFFPATAAALWLLAAAVERRPVPSPLPLAPTAALLYLAVFGSVVTFGAYFYLVRHVSLATVTTLVLVEPVMALLVDALFEHRVRASPLTYVGAVITASGVLVAIAFGERGKAPAGEPG; this is translated from the coding sequence GTGCCCGCGCTCGCCTACGCCGTCTGCGCCCTCGTCTGGGGAACGACCTGGTACGCCATCCGGGTCTGCATCGGTCCGGATGGCTACCCGACCTTCCTCTCCGCCGCCCTCCGCTTCACCGTCGCGGCCGGGATCCTCGCGGTGGCGCTGGGGCTCGGCCTCGGCCAGCCTCGCCCGCGCCGCCGCGCCGTGGGGTGGCTCGCGGTGAGCGGTCTCCTCAACGCGGCCGGCTACGCGCTCGTCTACCGCGCCGAGGAGGAGGTGCCGGGCGGCATCGCCGCGGTCCTGTACGGCACCATGCCGCTCGTGACCGCCGCCATCGCCCGCGTCACCGGGACCGAGCGCCTGCGGCCGAGCGCCATCGCCGGCGCGCTCGTCGGCCTCGCCGGCATCGCCGTCATCTTCAGGGACAGGATGTCCGTCTCGGCGGGCCAGGGCCTGGCGGTCGGGCTCATCCTCGGCTCGGTCGCATGCGCTTCGACCTTCACCGTCCTCGTGAAGCGGCACGCCTCCGGCTCGAGCTCGCTCGCGAACACGGCGGTGTTCTTCCCGGCGACCGCGGCGGCCCTGTGGCTGCTCGCGGCGGCGGTCGAGCGCCGCCCGGTCCCGTCGCCCCTGCCGCTCGCGCCCACCGCCGCCCTGCTCTACCTCGCCGTGTTCGGATCGGTGGTCACCTTCGGCGCCTACTTCTACCTCGTGCGCCACGTCAGCCTCGCCACGGTGACGACGCTCGTGCTCGTCGAGCCGGTCATGGCGCTCCTCGTGGACGCGCTGTTCGAGCACCGCGTCCGGGCGAGCCCGCTCACCTACGTGGGCGCGGTCATCACGGCTTCGGGCGTGCTGGTCGCGATCGCCTTCGGGGAGCGCGGGAAGGCGCCCGCGGGCGAGCCGGGCTGA
- a CDS encoding dihydrofolate reductase family protein — translation MSRLRVLSFAVSLDGYGAGPDQDLQHPLGVRGPELMEWFFATRAWRAMHGQEGGETGVDNGMAEKAFEGIGAWILGRNMFGPVRGPWPDESWKGWWGDEPPYHTPVFVLTHHPRAPLRMKGGTEFRFVTEGIHAALKQATEAAGGRDVRLGGGVSAVRQYLSAGLIDELHLAVRPVLLGAGEHLWRDLDLHALGYACEKVVAGERATHVFLRRKA, via the coding sequence ATGTCCAGGCTCCGCGTGCTGAGCTTCGCCGTCTCGCTCGACGGGTACGGCGCCGGGCCCGATCAGGATCTCCAGCATCCGCTCGGTGTCCGGGGCCCAGAGCTGATGGAGTGGTTCTTCGCCACCCGCGCCTGGCGCGCGATGCACGGGCAGGAGGGGGGAGAGACCGGGGTCGACAACGGAATGGCGGAGAAGGCCTTCGAGGGGATCGGGGCCTGGATCCTCGGCCGCAACATGTTCGGCCCCGTCCGCGGCCCGTGGCCCGACGAGAGCTGGAAGGGGTGGTGGGGGGACGAACCGCCCTATCACACGCCCGTGTTCGTGCTCACCCATCACCCGCGCGCCCCGCTCCGGATGAAGGGCGGAACGGAGTTCCGGTTCGTGACCGAGGGGATCCACGCCGCCCTGAAGCAGGCGACGGAGGCCGCAGGCGGGCGCGACGTGCGCCTCGGCGGCGGCGTCTCCGCCGTCCGGCAGTACCTGAGCGCAGGGCTCATCGACGAACTGCACCTCGCCGTGCGCCCCGTCCTGCTCGGCGCCGGAGAGCACCTCTGGCGCGACCTCGACCTGCATGCGCTCGGCTACGCCTGTGAGAAGGTCGTCGCAGGCGAGCGCGCGACGCACGTCTTCCTGCGCAGGAAGGCGTGA
- a CDS encoding aldo/keto reductase → MATDFVAREVPALRKRLFRLGLSGTFGLDEAGCREALERVQYVFWSPRMKALTPALRDALRRDRERYAVSAGPLLGYFPGAVRKAAEGALRALGTDYLDVLQLYWLGKMSAFTGPVQEELARLREEGKVRALGASIHDRPRAGELAERSILDLLMIRYNAAHPGAETDVFPHLQSRRPAVVAYTATSWRKLLRPPRGWKGPAATAGDCYRFCLSSPHVDVVLTGPRNAAELRENLAALEKGPLSEAELTFMRELGRAVHG, encoded by the coding sequence ATGGCGACCGACTTCGTGGCCCGCGAGGTTCCCGCGCTCCGCAAGCGCCTCTTTCGCCTGGGCCTCTCCGGTACCTTCGGCCTCGACGAGGCGGGCTGCCGCGAGGCGCTCGAGCGCGTGCAGTACGTGTTCTGGAGCCCGCGCATGAAGGCGCTCACCCCGGCGCTGCGCGACGCGCTGAGGCGCGACCGCGAGCGGTACGCGGTCTCCGCGGGGCCGCTCCTCGGCTACTTCCCGGGTGCGGTGCGGAAGGCGGCCGAGGGCGCGCTGCGGGCGCTCGGCACCGACTACCTCGACGTCCTCCAGCTCTACTGGCTGGGCAAGATGTCCGCGTTCACGGGGCCGGTCCAGGAGGAGCTCGCCCGGCTGCGCGAGGAGGGGAAGGTCCGCGCGCTCGGCGCGTCCATCCACGACCGCCCTCGGGCAGGCGAGCTCGCGGAGCGCTCGATCCTCGACCTGCTCATGATCCGGTACAACGCCGCGCACCCCGGCGCCGAGACCGACGTCTTCCCGCACCTCCAGAGCCGCCGCCCGGCGGTCGTCGCGTACACGGCGACCTCCTGGCGCAAGCTGCTCCGGCCGCCGCGCGGCTGGAAGGGCCCGGCCGCCACCGCCGGCGACTGCTACCGCTTCTGCCTCTCGAGCCCGCACGTCGACGTGGTGCTGACAGGCCCCCGGAACGCGGCCGAGCTGCGGGAGAACCTGGCGGCGCTGGAGAAGGGGCCGCTCTCCGAGGCGGAGCTGACGTTCATGCGGGAGCTCGGGCGCGCCGTGCACGGCTAG